GCCGCCGCCGCGATGCGCGGCAGGAACTGGTTGTGCACGGAGAGCACGCGGCCGTCGTCCTTGATGTTGATCTGCAGCTGGGCGTTGTAGACCGGAAGCCCGGCGTGCCTCTGGCGGAGATAGATGTGGGTGAGGCCGGTGGCGCGCGACGGCACCACGTTCGTCACCTCATAGTCGTCGAGGTCGGCGGCGTCGAGGCCGAGGAGGTCGACCTCTTGGCGGACGAAATCGACCGCCAGCGACTCGATGTCACCGCCCTGGCGGGTGCCGGTGAGGTAACCGCCGGAGCGGCCCACCGAACGCGTCGCGCCCGTGCGAGCATCGCGATCGATGCGCAGGCCGGGGGTGGTGGCTCGCCAGCGTTCGATCGCGGCGTTCTGCGCCGGATCGGCCGCCAGAGCCTCGCCCGCGGGCAGGGTCTGGCGCAGGTCGTAGTGGCGTCCGGCAACGGCGCCGTCGGGCTTGGACTCGGCGCCCTGAACGGGGGTCGCGAGGCCGGCGGCGAGCAGAGCCAAGGCGAGAGGCGGGGCGGCGATCAGTCTTGCGAACAGCCTGTTCATGAATCCTCCGAGCCGGGGTCTCGCAGCTCGCGCGAAGTGCGCAGCGACGACACCTGTTTGTAGAGAAGGGGGGATGCTACCCAAAAAGGCTGGAAAATCACGCCGCAGTGCGGCAATCACCGGACGGGCCGGGCGACCCGGGAAAGCCGCGGCGGCGCAGGGCGAGCGCACTCCGGCCGGCCGGCTGGGCCGTGGGCGCCGAACTCAGCGGCAGAGGCGGGCGAGAGCCGGGGGCTGGTGGACCTGGATGTGGTGGGCGCTGTCGACCGAGAGGTAGCCCTTCTGGCGGAACTCGACCATCACCTGGTTGACGCGCTCGCGCGAGGCGCCCACGAGCTCGGCGAGGTCGGTCTGGGTGAGGCGGAGGTTGATCCTCACGCCGCCGCCGTTCGTGTCTTCGGGCGTGCCGTAGCGCTCGGTGAAGGCGAGGAGCTGGCGCGCCAGGCGCCCGGCGACGTCGAGCGAGGAGAGCGACTGGATCTGCTCGTTGGCCATCCGGAGGCGTCCGGCTAAGAGCCGGACGAGGTTCTGGGTGAACTCCGAGACGTTCTTGAGGCAGTCCTGGAAGGTGGCGCGGTCCATCCAGAGGAAGGTGCACTTCTCCATCGTCATGACGTTGGCGGAGCGCCCGGCGGAGTCGACGAGACTCATCTCGCCGACCGTGTCGCCGGCGCCGAGGAAGGCGAGAATGACCTCGCGGCCGTCCATCTGCTCGATGAGGATCTTGACCGTTCCTTCGAGCAGCACGTAGACGACCTCGCCCGGCTGCTCGGCGGTGATCATGTTCGTCCCTGCCGGCACGCTCTTCTTGTGCATGACGTCGTTCAGCCGCTTCAGACGATCGGCGGGGATGCCGCGAAAGAGCGGAATCTCGGCCAGCTGGTTCGGGTCGGTGAGGGCGGGCAATGGACCTCCGTTCGGATCGAGCGCTGATTGTAACCGCTCGCCCGGTTTCCCGAAACGCGGGCGATTCCCGGGCTGCGGGACAAGGTGGCCGGGTAAACCCGGCCGCAACGGTCTACGTAAAGCGGACGATGAAGCGTCTACGCCTCCTCCTCCGCCCTCTGCTCGTCGCCATCCTCGCCCTGGCCGCTCTCGCGCTCGGGCGTTCCTTCTGGCCGGTGCCGGCGGCGACTCGCGCCGCCTGGGTCGCCGACCTCGACCTTCTCGAGGCGCACACCGCCGCGGCCTACGCCAACCTCGCCGATCGCCTGCGCAGCCGCGAGCTCGCGCCGCGCGAGCTCGACCAGGAGGCCCGCACGGCGCTCGCGCGCGCCCGCACCGCGAGCGAGGCGCGCGCCGCCCTCACCGCCTTCGTCGAGGCCTTCGACGACCATCACTTCCGCGCCGAGGCGCCGTACAGCGCGCCGCGGCGCTGGCTGCGGCGGATGCTCGGCAAGGACCGGGCCCAGGAGTCGGGCGCGATTCCCTGGACGGCGTCCGGTGCCGAAGCCTGCGCGCGCTTCGGGGCGCGCGACCGCAGGGAGGGCAGAATCGATTGGGGTGCGCTGCCCGGCTACGACGCTCTCGCCGCCGACCCGGTCTCTCACCCGTTCCCGGCCGGCATCCTGAGACGAGCGGGCGCGGCGCCGCTCGGGATCCTGCGCATCGGCCTCTTCAGCCAGCAGGGCTTCCCCCAGCTCTGCGCCGCCGAGTGGGAGCGCGTGAAGGCGGCGCGCGCCGGCGCGGTGCCGCCCGAAGTGCCGCCCGCAGAGGGCGCAGAGGTGTCAGCCGCTTGCGACGACACCTGCCAGGAGGCTTTCTGGGCGGGCCTCGAGGAGCGCCTCCTCGACCGCTTCGCCGCCGAGCTCGCCGAGCTTGCGGAAGGCGGCGCCACCGCCCTGCTGGTCGATCTGAGTGACAACGGCGGCGGCTCCGGCATCGTCGGGCGGATGGTGCGCATGGTGACCTCCCGGCCGCTGCCCGAGCGCGCCGGGGGCTTCATCCGTCATCCGC
This DNA window, taken from Thermoanaerobaculia bacterium, encodes the following:
- a CDS encoding Crp/Fnr family transcriptional regulator — encoded protein: MPALTDPNQLAEIPLFRGIPADRLKRLNDVMHKKSVPAGTNMITAEQPGEVVYVLLEGTVKILIEQMDGREVILAFLGAGDTVGEMSLVDSAGRSANVMTMEKCTFLWMDRATFQDCLKNVSEFTQNLVRLLAGRLRMANEQIQSLSSLDVAGRLARQLLAFTERYGTPEDTNGGGVRINLRLTQTDLAELVGASRERVNQVMVEFRQKGYLSVDSAHHIQVHQPPALARLCR